The genome window CACAATCGCTATCTATTAAATCATTGTTTCAATAAAATAATACACCTTGAAAACACGGAGATCCAAGAGTTTGATGGGCGATACATCGACTATAACTTCTCGCTGCTTCAGACGAAGATCGAGTTACAAGAAATTGCAGTTGCTGAAGCTGAAGAAATTGAGAGATACGATCACATCATTGACAATCTTAGAGAGATCGCCACTTATAATTCGGAAGCCTCGAGAGGCAGAGCGTTAAAAGCCAGAGTCAGGTTTCAAGAGCGCTTGGAAGCACGTCGAATTAAAGAGCCCTTTGTCGATATCAAGCAGCCGAATATCCGTTTTGGCATCGAAAAGGAAATAGAAGACACCGTTGTGGTTAACGTCAATAACTATAGCGTTTCCTTTGACGAGTTGCTTTTGGACCATGTGAACTTTGAGATCAAATCGACAGATAAAGTAGCCCTGATCGGTCCAAACGGTACCGGAAAAACGACCTTACTCCGTGAAATCTTCCAAAACAATCAGGATTCCATTGAAATAAATGCTGATGCTACAGTGGCTTATTTATCTCAGTTTCAAGGTGAAATGCTTAAGGATTCGAATACCATACTAAATGACTTTATTGATGCCGGTTTTCAAACGTATGATGAGATTAGATCGCATCTTGTGCACTATGGCTTCGAAGGAGAAATCCTTGATCAGAAGATAGAGTCTTTATCTGGTGGAGAAAAAAACATGCTCCAATTGGCTAAAGTTGCTGCCAGTCAAGCGAGCGTATTGCTTCTTGACGAACCGACAAGCCATTTGGACATCTATAGCCAAATCGCATTGGAGAAAGCTATTGAGGACTACAAAGGTGCGATTCTCATGATTTCTCACGATTTCTATTCGGTTGTAAATGGTATGGATTATGTTTTGATTATCGAGGACAAGACGATTACTAAAATGAGTATTCAAGAATTTAGAGAGATGATATATACGAGTCATTTTAATGAAGACTATCTTGAAACGGAACAAAAGAAAAAGTCTGTTGAACTGAAAATCGAAATGGCTCTGAAAGATACTAATTTTGAACTTGCAAAAAGTCTGGTAGATGAGCTGGAAAAGCTGATTAAGTTGCTTTAGACAGCTAATTAGTTCATAAATTAAATCCCCCTGTATGCGGATTAAACCGTATACAGGGGGATTTCTTCTAGAAACAGCTAAACGAGCTAATTCGCTGCAGATCAATGCCGGTGTATAACCAGAAGAAGCCATTCCAGCGGAACCCAGCCACCGAATTTCTACCTACAAATACCGGGTACATCCAGAAGCCGGGACCACGATCCGGCCAAATATATGTGTAACGAAACAGACAGCCAGATATGGCTCTTGGATCAACTGCAAATAACGATGCGGGTTGCTGTGGAATGAATGATGGTGGCGGCCCGGTAGGTGCTTGCACGCCTTGTGGTCCACCGCCTCCACCACCGGGGAACGATGGCGGACCAGGCATTCCACCGGGTCCTCCTGGTCCCCCAGGTCCTCCGGGAAACCCAGGTCCACCAAACCCTCCGCCAGGTCCAAAAGGAGGTAAAAATGTCATATCACATCACTCCTGTTCATTAGTCTAATGTATTGTATGTAGGCCATTGAGCAGGGGAATGGGTGGGAGCCTATAGAAGGCCGCTAATTATAATGAAACGATCACAGCCGAAATGCTATTCCAGCAGTTCTAACTTTTAATAATATCTATAATTTGTTTTAGCGCCTTTTTGGCTTCAGGGATGGGGAATACCGGGAATACGTGATTCATTTTTGGATACTCGATATAATTGATATCTACAGATTGCCGGGCCGCTTTTTCTTTAAATTTACGTGCATCCGGAAGGAATAATTCATGGGTCCCGATAAACAGGGAGATTTTACCCAGATCTTTGATCTCGCCATGAAGCGGGCTGACCAGGTAGTGAGAGAGTGGCAGTTCACCTGCATATAATTTACCAGCTTCAACAAGCATGTCCCAGTTTAGCATGGGCTCATCATCAATCATTGCAATGACCTCGGGACTGCTCAATGTAATGTCAAGCCATGGGGATAACAGAATGATATCCTTGGGCTGAGGTAATCCTTGTTCTGCCAAATATTGCGCAAAGGCCAGCGTAAGGCCACCGCCCGCAGAATCACCCATGATGGTGATATTTTGCGGTTTGGTTATTTTCAAGATATGCTGATAGATGTTCAACACACATGCAATTGCATCCCTACACTGATAGTTTGGCGCTTTTGGATACACTGATGCATACACCGTACAATTTAATTGCTCCGTCAATTGATTCAGGAAATGCCAGTGCCATGTCAGTGGCTGCTCAACGTATCCTCCGCCAGGCAAATATAGAACAACCCGTTCATCAGATTGAGTGTTGGATTTCATAATATAAGTATCTACGGGGAGGCTCTGATCCTTGGTAATATTGTATTTGTGTTTAAGCTTCACAGGGACTTCATAGGGGACGCTATTACTCTTTCTACGTTCTTCCATAAATTCATGTACATTCATTTTTCTTTTCGTCATTTTGAGCAACAATTCTACAAGAAAACTTCGAATACTACGCATACTATCGACCTCCTTAGACAAATCATACTTGATTATAAGCATCAAATATATTTAATAATATTTTAGTATCCTAAACAATTAATTAAGGATAGGAAGAATGAGATGAATATTTCCCAGCTTCAATATCTAATATCTGCTGCACAATTCGGTTCATTTACCAAGGCAGCAAGTGTACATCATCTAACCGTGCCAACAATCAGCCAATCCATCAAACAGCTTGAAGAAGAGATGGATACCATCATTTTTCACCGCACCAAAAAGGGCGTTTCTCCGACAACAGAAGGGGAGTTGATCCTGAAACATGCAGCAGCTATTCTAAAAAATATAGACAGTATGCAGCAAGAATTGCTCATGTTAAAGGAAGATCATATGGAGAGCATTACGATTGCAACCATTCCCGGTTTTGTTCCGCAAGTCGTTCAGGCAACGTTAGAGCTAATGCAAAGTTATCCGGCGCTTAAGGTGCAGATGATTGAAGGAGATACTCAGACCGTCATGAAGCAAGTACAGGAAGGTTACGCGAACATGGGTTTATTATCCTACAGTAAAAGTCAACAAAATTCTACGTTTGAATGGTTCCCGATCGTTGAGGGCAGTGCTGTAATCATTATGAATACAAGCTCACCACTGCGTTTTTTCAAAATGATATCTCCAGAAACCTTGGAGAACGAAGTGTTTGTTCTATATAAAGATGAACATATCGAAAATATTGCCCATGATCTGATGTCTGCAAGTGCTGGCAATCGAATATCTCTAATTACGAATAACACTGATGCGTTGGGTCAGATGGTTGTTAAGGGCAATGCGATTACAATTGCTCCCGATTTTATCGTTAATGCTTTGGCCTCCACCTATAAGGAACAATTGGTCACGGTTCCAATCCAACAACTCGGCTCCGATAACAAACCCATACTGGGTAGAATTACAAAAGTGAATGAGCCAATCCCTATAATGGTTGAAGAATTTACAGCCAGACTTACGGATCTGGTTAATCATATTAGTCCCCAGATGAATTGAAGGACATACGGAGATATCGGCATCAACTTTTCTGTGCTTCTCACAGGAAAGTTGACTCACACCATAAAGTGATATATTTTTATATCAAATGATAATTTAAGTTTTTATATTTTCACAAAATACGAAGAGATTGGACGGATGCAGCTATGAAAATGCCTTCGAACATTAAATTAATGGTGGATAGCACTTCAGATTTATCAAAGCAACTGCTCGACCAGTACGATATCAGCGTTGTACCTTTATATGTCGTTATGGGCGCTCAATCCTACAAAGATAATATAGATATCATGACTGGAGAATTGTATCGTCGCTCAGATGAAGAAGGCATCATTCCCAAAACAGCAGCGCCATCTCCAGCCGATTTCATTCATTATTTTGAAAAATCACTCAAAGAAGGCAAACAAATCTTATATATCAGTATGTCATCCAAGGTGTCTTCCACTAACCAGAATGCACATATTGCAGCATCCGAGCTACCGCATGGGCAGGTTCATATCGTGGATTCCATGCATCTGTCTGCAAGCTATGCCATGCTGGTGGTACGTGCGGCAAGGGCACTTGAAGAGGGTTGTTCGCTTGAACAAGTGATCAAGGATATTGAGAATGTACGAGAGAAGGTTAATATTGAGGTATTCGTGGACCGTCTGGATTATCTGTATAAGGGTGGACGAGTGAGCAGTTTACAGCATTTGATCGGGAATGTCCTTAAAGTCCGTCCTGTGCTGAATATTATTCAGGGAGAAGTGCGCTCTATTCGGAAGTATCGCGGGAAAATGGAAAAGGCTCTGGACGGAGTTGTTCAAAAAATTGTTAGCCGTAAAGATGAGATTTGTCCAAACGTACTTATTATCGCTCAAACCTTTGCAGAGAAAATGACGGATAAACTGTATGCATCTCTGATGCAAACGAATCACTTTAAAGATATTATTCTTATTGAGGGCGGGTGTGTTATTGGCTCGCACACAGGTCCTGGTTCAATTGCTGTCAGTTATATCGATTTGTAAAACTCCATGTGACAGCTTTTTTCAGAATATCGGAGTAGAGATTAGCCAACCACCTAAGTGGTTGGTTTTTTTTATATTCAGAACCTTTATTCCAGAATTTAAGTGATATCTCCTATCTAGTGAAGTGTTGACAAAAACAAATGATCTTTGTATTATACCCATAGGGGTATACGTATTAATCTCCTGTTTATAACGGAGTGCAGAGCCATTTCTGAAGAAAAACATATCATTCGTTGCTCTGTTCTAATGCTTGTCTTATTCATAATCATATTGGAGGAGGTCGTTACAGTGTCCGAAATTAAAGTAGATCAAACCATTGATTGCAAGGGGCTTGCGTGTCCTATGCCGATCGTAAGAACGAAAAAGGCTATCGATCAACTTGATGCTGGTCAAGTTATTGAAATACAAGCTACAGATAAGGGTTCTCTCGCGGACATCCAAGGCTGGGCCAAAAATACAGGTCATCATTATCTGGGAACATTAGAGGATAATGACGTTCTTAAACATTATGTTCGCAAAGCGAGTGCGACCGAAACCAAAGAAGAGAAGAAACATCCATATGTCATTTCAACTGATGAATTACAGAAAAAACTTGCAGATCATGAGAAGGTGACTGTACTGGACGTACGTGAACCTGCTGAATATGCATTTAATCGAATTGCGGGAGCCATTTCTATTCCGCTTGGTGAACTCGAGAACCGAATCCAGGAGCTTAATCAGGAAGATGATATTTATGTTGTATGCCGAACCGGCAATCGTAGTGATCTGGCTTGTCAATTTCTTACCGAAAAAGGATTCAAAAAAGTAAATAATGTAGAGCCAGGCATGACTGGCTGGACAGGGCCAACAGAAAAATAAATAACAATTAAAAAATCGGAGGTAATAACAATGAGTACAAAAGTGGCTATTATTGCAAGCAATGGTGGGATGTTCGATGCATACAAAGTGTTTAATATTGCTACCGCTTCAGCAGCAACTGAAGCAGAGGTTGCCATTTTCTTCACATTTGAAGGATTAAACTTGATTCATAAGCAAGCCCATCACCAGCTGCCGCTCCCGGCAGGAGCTGAACATATTGCTGAAGGCTTTACAAATGCAAATGTTCCATCTATTCCACAGCTCGTAGAAATGGCTCAGGAGTTGGGAGTCAAAATTATAGCTTGTCAAATGACGATGGATGTAATGAACCTGACCAAAGAAGACTTTATCGATGGGATTGAGGTCGGCGGAGCAGTCACTTTTCTAGATTTTGCGAAGGATGCCAATGTTACATTGTCGTTCTAATGAGCTTGCAGGATGAAAGGGGAAACTAGCAATGGAATTAAGAACAATGACGGCAAAGGAACTAACTACTATTGTCTTGGCTAAAGAAGAAATATTTATCCTTGATGTTCGGAATGAAACAGATTTCAACGATTGGAAGATTGAAGGATACGGTGTAGATATCGTGAACATTCCTTATTTTGATCTGTTAGACGGCGTTGATGATGCACTCGACAAGATTCCTGATGGGAAAAAATTGCTTGTTGTTTGTGCAAAGGAAGGCTCTTCCAAATTTGTGGCAGAACAAATTGTTGAAGCTGGCAGAAGCAACGTCTATTACCTTGAAGGCGGCATGAAATCATGGAGTGAACATCTGGAACCCGTCAAAGTTGGCGAATTGAAGGATGGAGGTTCATTGTTTCAGTTCGTAAGAGTTGGGAAAGGCTGTTTGTCTTATATGGTTATTTCGGGGGGAGAAGCCGCAGTGATTGACACCCTGCGGATGACGGAAGTGTTTGAACAGTTTGCAAGAGAGCAAGGAGTACAAATTAAACACACACTGGATACACACCTGCATGCCGATCATATTTCAGGCGGACGAAAATTAGCTGAGCATACGGGTGCCACTTATTGGCTGCCTCCAAAAGATGCAACGGAAGTTACTTTTAATTATGAGAAGCTTGAAGAAGGGCGTGACATCAAGGTCGGCAGCACAACGATTCAAATTCAGCCCATTTACTCTCCCGGACACACCATCGGAAGCACATCCTTTATTATAGATAACCAATATCTGTTGACCGGCGATATCCTGTTCATTGAATCGATTGGTCGTCCTGATCTGGCGGGTCTTGCAGAGGATTGGGTAGGTGATCTTCGTGAAACACTTTATACACGATATAAAGTACTTTCTTCAGAGCTTATCGTCCTGCCTGCACACTTTGGAAAAGTAACGGAGCTCGGGGAAGGCGGCCGAGTTATGGCGAAACTTTCTGATTTGTATCAAAAAAATCCGGGCCTTAACATTGGTGATGAGCAAGATTTCCGTCGCACGGTGACCAAGAATCTTCCACCTCAACCGAATGCGTATCAGGAGATCCGGCAGACAAACATGGGTAAAATTACACCCGATGAAGATAAACAACGTGAGATGGAAATTGGTCCCAACCGCTGTGCCGTGCATGACAATTAAAAGGAGGAACATGAGATGAAAACAGATATGACTGTAGATACGAAAGGATTGGCATGTCCTATGCCGATTGTTAAAGCAAAGAAAGCACTGGATAGTCTGGAAGCCGGACAGATCATGGAAGTCCTGTCTACGGATAAAGGTTCCCTTAATGACTTTCAGGCTTGGGTGAAGCAAACGAAACATGAATTGATTTCTCATGAGGAAAAGGATGGAGTGTATACGTTTTACGTTCGAAAAATCTAAATCACTACAATAAGCGAACACGCAGTAGGAAGCCGGGCAAATGTTCGCGTGTTTAAAACTGGCTTAATTCAGATTAAGCCAGGGAAAGGAGGAGAACTATGGATTTCCTCATGTTGATCATTATGATCACTCTTGGCTTAATCGGGTCCTTTTTCTCAGGGTTGTTAGGGATCGGTGGGGCCATTATTAACTATCCGCTATTGCTGTATGTACCTCCACTATTCGGGGTAGCTCATTTCACAGCTCATGAGGTTTCTTCAATTAGCATGTTTCAGGTTTTCTTTGCTTCGCTTGCAGGCGTTCTGGCATTTCAGAAAAACAGCAAAGGAAAGCTGGAGCCACCCGTCATTCATAAGGGACTCGTTGTTTATATGGGAAGCGGGATTCTGGCAGGAAGTCTGATCGGAGGATATATATCGGGATTGCTTCAAGGAGATGTTATTAACCTGATCTACGGCATTCTTGCTTTGTTGGCAGTTATACTGATGCTGATTCCTCGCAGGGGCTCGGATAATATACAAGATCATCTTCAATTTAATAAAATCATCGCGGTTGTGTCAGCGTTTATCGTGGGTATTGTCTCGGGAATTGTCGGTGCGGGCGGGGCGTTCATTCTCATTCCCATCATGCTCACCATTCTTAAAATACCGACACGTACGACCATCGCTTCTTCACTTGCCATCGTCTTTATCTCAGCCATCGGCGGGGTAATTGGAAAGCTTACTGGCGGACATATTCCTTTATGGCCAACTTTATTTACAGTCGTAGGAAGTTTGATCGGTGCTCCTCTAGGATCCAAAATCAGTTCCAAAATCAATGTCAAGGTGCTTCAGTATGGACTCGTTGTATTGATTGCGCTGACAGCCGTGAAAGTTTGGTCAACAATTCTTTAGAGGAGCGAAACACATTCTCAAGATATTGTAATTTATGTATTCAAGAAAGCGGGGATTAAGATTAATGGCAGATAAATCAACGATCGTCTTATTCAGCGGGGAGCTGGATAAAGCAATCGCGGCGTTCATTATTGCAAATGGAGCAGCGGCATATGATCACGAAGTAACGATATTTTTCACGTTCTGGGGGCTGAATGCTCTTCGGAAAGACGAGGTTATCCAGACCAAAAAAGGTTTTCTGGAAAAGGCCTTTGGATGGATGATGCCACGAGGAGCCAACAAACTTGGTCTTTCCAAAATGAATTTTGGCGGTTTGGGTCCGCAAATGATTAAACATGTTATGAAAAAACACAATGCCTTATCCCTGCCTCAATTGATGGAATTGGCACAAGAACAAGGAGTGAAGCTGGTTGCTTGTACCATGACCATGGATCTTCTAGGTTTAAAACAGGAAGAGTTACTCGATGGTTTGCAATATGCAGGTGTTGCTGCTTATCTGGGTGATGCATCGAACGGAAAGGTAAACTTATTTATTTAAAGGTGTAAGCTAACCTTTTTTGCTCTATAATATACCTATACTGGTATGCTATAAAGGAGAGTAGATTGGATATGGAATATCATTATTCAGATAGCTTAAAAACACGTTTGCGCAAAATTGAAGGACAGGTCCGTGGTGTGCTTCGTCTAATGGAAGAAGATAAACCTTGTAAAGAGGTTGTTGCTCAGTTGTCCGCTGTCCGTAATGCTTCTGACCGGGCTCTAGCACAAATTGTGGCAGATAATCTCCAACAATGTATCAAGGCTGAACAAGAAGCTGGCAATAATGATACGAGTAAGTTAGTGAAGGAAGCGGTGGAGCTTCTTGTGAAAAGCCGATAGGCAAGGTACAAGAATCAGAATTAAAATGGAGAGTCTGGCTAGACTTGAGAAAGTTCTAGTCTGTTGTTACAATACCCATAGGGGTATATGTTTAAAATGATAATGGACGGCATATGGATACATTCAGCATATGTTCGGTTTGAAGATAAATAGAAAGCATCTTGAAAACCATATTTTTTATAAAAGGAGCGGATGTAGATGGCATTTCAAATTCCAAAAGTAATCACCCCTCAAGAGGTATCGTCGCAGTTGAAACAAGGGGAGCAGCTATACCTGCTAGATGTTCGGGAGGATGCTGAGTGGGAAGAAGGACATGTACAGGGGGCAAAACATATTCCGCTAGGCCAGTTGATGGAACGGGTTGAGGAACTGCCAGTCTCACAAGAGATCATTGTGATCTGCCGAAGCGGGAACCGTAGCGGCCTGGCCTGTGAACTTTTACATGAGAAAGGGTTCCAGATTGTGAATATGACAGGCGGTCTTAGCAACTGGACAGATTACGATCAATTGGTTAGATAAGACCTGTTCACTGCAGGAATGAAAGCACGTGGAAGAAAGGATGTTATGAATGACACTGGTGTATATTGCAGCTACAATTGGTATCCTATGGCTAATCATTCAGCTCTGGCCGGTCTCCTCCCTAACCTATGTGAACAGCAAGGAATGGGACCCGTCACAGAAACGGTGGTCTAACGTCAGAATACTGGATATCAGAGACTCAAGCGAGTACTGGCAAGATCATATCCCGGGTTCAATTAATATATCCATTGGCCGATTGTCTGCAGTCTGGATGAAGGAGCTGTCACCCGATCAGGAGGTCATGATCTTTTCACGGAATTGGCTATCCCGCCAAAAAGCAGCCCGCATACTGGCACGCCGTGGATTCAGACAGTTGTATGCAGTGAAGGGTTGTTATTTTGCCATGAATAGAAAGGGAGAGTCCAGTGAACACAAGCACTGTTATTAATATCGCCATTTTGCTTCTGATTGTATGGTTCCTCTATACTCGACTGAAGCCGGTCACCGGCTTGACCAACCTAAAACCGGATGAATTCCGACAGGCCATCAAAACAAACCCTCCAGGCATGGTGGTGGATGTGCGCGAGCCTGCTGAATATAAAAGAGGGTATATTCCGGGAGCAATTAACATCCCCTTGTCGCAACTGCAGCAGCGATTAAGCGAGATTCCACAGAACAAGCGTGTTTTTCTATACTGCCAGAGTGGCATGCGCAGCAAGAGTGCAGCCAAAATATTAAGCAAGCAAGGCTACACTCAGATCTCTAATCTTCAAGGCGGCGTAAGTGCATGGAGAGAAAAATTGATTTCCAAAAAATAAATTCCCCACCTATATGCTGTATAACAGCAGTCCATTCATCGGGCTGCTGTTTTTTGACGTTTTTCAAAACAAATAATTAAACCCGGGTAATATTGACTTTATATTTTTACCCGGGTAATATAAAAGAGTCAAGGTAAGATCAGAGAAGGAGGAGTCATATGCAAGCTTCATCACACCCAATCAGCTACACCGCTTTTGTGGATCGAGCCTGCTTCGCGAAGGGCTCATTACAACATGTTGTTGGTATTGCCAAAGATAATCTGGAGGACAGTCAACTTGCACAAATCCTTATTTTCCATGATGGGACAGGTAAACCGGTTGACGTTGATTTTCGCGGGAGCACCGTTGAAGTGCTTGACCGATTACACGGCGAGGGTATGGAAGGGCCTACTTCGGATACAACAGAAAAAGAAAATGAACAGCCTGCTCGCAAGGTTGGTCGTCCCAAGCTGGGCGTAGTATCTGGCGAAGTTACGCTACTTCCCAGGCAATGGGAATGGTTGAAAGCTCAACCCGGAGGCGCTTCTGTCACATTGAGGAAACTGATTGATGAAGCCCGCCGTGTGGGTGAGAGTGAAAGTAAAGTTCGTGCCGCTCAAGAAGCGACGTATCATTTCATGACTGCAATGGCAGGCGACTTTGACCAGTATGAAGAGGCTCTGAGAGCACTGTATGCCGGCAATGAAGCTCTTTTTTACGAATGGATTGATGACTGGACGCCAGATATCAGAGACTATGTTAAGGATTTGGCCAAAGGTGCGTTCATGCAACAAATATAAATTTGAAGGAGAATATTTTAATGAATAGATTAAACGTTAATGGTATTGATCTTGCTTATGACAGTTATGGCGATGAAAAGCATGAAACCATTCTCTTGATCGCCGGGCTGGGAACACAAATGATCCGATGGACGGCCCCCTTTTGTGAAATGCTGGCAGCCAGAGGATACAGGGTAATTCGTTTTGACAATAGAGACACCGGATTATCTACTCATTTTAGTCATCACGATCCTCTGGATTTTGAAACACTCGCCAGAACACTTATGTCAGGACAACGCCCCCATATACCTTACACGCTTGAGGATATGTCTGATGATACGATTGGATTGTTAGATGCACTGGACATCGCGAAAGCACATATTGTTGGACGTTCCATGGGTGGTATGATAGCCCAACTCACTGCCAGCCGTTATCCCGAGAGAGTGATCTCGCTAACTTCAATCATGTCCACTACAGGCAATCCAGAACTTCCGCAGACTTCACCAGAGATCATGGCGTTAATGACTCGTCCAGCTCCGAACCCGAGAGAGGATGAGGCAGGATATCTGGCTCAAAGTACGGCTTTTGCCAGACAGATTGCAGGTACGGGTTATGCGTTTAACGAGGAAGAGTATCATTCCATGATTCGTGAAGAACTGCGACGAGCGTATGATCCGGGCAGTATCGGAAGACAAATTGCAGCTATTGCCGTATCCGGAGACCGGCGTCCGCAACTCGCAAAAATAGGTGTGCCCACGTTAGTCATCCATGGAGCGGAAGACTCCATGTTTGTGCCAGCATGCGGAGAAGACACGGCGAAAGCCATCCCGGGCTCCGAATATATGGTGCTTAAAGGCATGGGACATGATTTGCCGGAACAGCTGTTTGGAACGGTCATTGACGGAATTGTTCGAACAGCTCAGCGTAACAAACCGAATTGAAATGATGAATCATAGACCTCCAAAGTGGCCTTAGAAAACAATTTCTAAGGCCTTTGTGTTTATCTTTAGATAATAGATAATCTGACGATTTTATCGTCAACAAGTACAAAATGATAATTCAATAATAGTGGATCGGGTAGACCAGTCTTGTCGTAGGTACCATCGAGCTTGCATGTTAGCACAATTTCATCTCCTATTTTTTTTGCCTTTGTTGGCTTTAAGGTTACATTCGCCGCGAAATGGTTTTGATCACTCCATTCCCGAATCGCCTGTTTACCATTTCGCTTTTTTCCTTCATCTAATACAACGGCATTTTCTGAAAAACAATCTACAAATACTGCTGGGTCTGGTTTATTAGATGCATGAATGTATTTGCTAATTACAAACGGTAAATGATTGAGATCCATATTGTTCCTCCTCTTATTAAATCGCATTAGACGGTAGGGATAGTTCCCCCATCAATGACATATTCACTACCTGTAATAGATGCTGCTCGGTCTGATACCAGAAATGCGGCCAGCTCAGCGACTTCTTCAGGAAACCCTGGCCGTCCAATGGGGATACCTCCGAGTGAAGTCATGAGTTGTTCAAGAGCACTTTCTCGACTTCCAGTTTCCGCTGCGATCCGATCAATTAGTGCGTCAGCCGCTTCTGTCTGGATAAACCCTGGAGACAATGTATTTATGCGAATTCCTTGAGGGGAAAATTCATTTGATAGTCCCTTGCTATAATTAGCCAGCGCGGCTTTTGCAGATGCATAAGCCAGTGTAGTTTCATATAAAGGCAAACGTCTTTGGATAGAAGTGAAATGAAGAATAACGCCTGAATTATTTTCTAACATAAGTGGAATTAAGCCACGATCAAGTCGAACTGCTGCGAGTAAATTCCAATTTAATGCATGAAGCCAATCGTCATCATTCAATACAAGTGCGCCTCCAGGTGGTGTGGTTGATCCACCTACGCAATGGACAATAATATCGATGCCTCCAAGTTGTTCTTTTACTGCTGTAATTATTTGATCTGTACCTTCAGGTGTGGCGACATCTGCTTGAACAAATTTCACTGAATTGGGCAAGTCAGTGGATACTGAACGGGCAGTAGTAAGGACTGTAGCTCCGGCGTTTGCAAGTCTTTTTACAACAGCTTGTCCCATTCCCTTTGTTCCTCCAGTTACCAGCACCTTTTTGCCTTTAAATTCAGATAGAGAGTACTCAAATTCTTTATGCATAATTATTCCTCCTAGTAATAATATTCAATGATTAAAAACTGCTTTGTCTCTTAACATTGTGTTATGAGAGAGGAGCTAGAACTAATACTACACTTGCCACTTTCATAACGTCCAATTTATTATAATAATGAAAATGATGAATAATATTAATATAGGAGGTTGTCCTAATGGAACTTACACAATTAGAATACTTTATGACCGTTGCACGGCTTGAACATATGACATTAGCCTCCAAAAAACTCGGTATTACTCAGCCAGCGTTAAGTCATGCAATTGCCAAGCTTGAAAATGAAATAGGAGCTCCATTATT of Paenibacillus sp. FSL R5-0517 contains these proteins:
- a CDS encoding ATP-binding cassette domain-containing protein, which encodes MIKVDNLSFSFPQKELYQDISFTLEEAQHCAFIGTSGSGKSTLIDILMDPERYLFDGKLEIDPDCKIGYVSQFSQVDNTKEMTVFEYIGEEFIKIQDEITALYAEMATTSDMDSLMDKVQLALDAFQAMDGDNFENTINKQLNLANLMKLKDLDVSELSGGEFKLIQVMKEMLNRPDLMIMDEPDVFLDFENLNALKKLINTHKGMLLVVTHNRYLLNHCFNKIIHLENTEIQEFDGRYIDYNFSLLQTKIELQEIAVAEAEEIERYDHIIDNLREIATYNSEASRGRALKARVRFQERLEARRIKEPFVDIKQPNIRFGIEKEIEDTVVVNVNNYSVSFDELLLDHVNFEIKSTDKVALIGPNGTGKTTLLREIFQNNQDSIEINADATVAYLSQFQGEMLKDSNTILNDFIDAGFQTYDEIRSHLVHYGFEGEILDQKIESLSGGEKNMLQLAKVAASQASVLLLDEPTSHLDIYSQIALEKAIEDYKGAILMISHDFYSVVNGMDYVLIIEDKTITKMSIQEFREMIYTSHFNEDYLETEQKKKSVELKIEMALKDTNFELAKSLVDELEKLIKLL
- a CDS encoding collagen-like protein — encoded protein: MTFLPPFGPGGGFGGPGFPGGPGGPGGPGGMPGPPSFPGGGGGGPQGVQAPTGPPPSFIPQQPASLFAVDPRAISGCLFRYTYIWPDRGPGFWMYPVFVGRNSVAGFRWNGFFWLYTGIDLQRISSFSCF
- a CDS encoding alpha/beta hydrolase, encoding MRSIRSFLVELLLKMTKRKMNVHEFMEERRKSNSVPYEVPVKLKHKYNITKDQSLPVDTYIMKSNTQSDERVVLYLPGGGYVEQPLTWHWHFLNQLTEQLNCTVYASVYPKAPNYQCRDAIACVLNIYQHILKITKPQNITIMGDSAGGGLTLAFAQYLAEQGLPQPKDIILLSPWLDITLSSPEVIAMIDDEPMLNWDMLVEAGKLYAGELPLSHYLVSPLHGEIKDLGKISLFIGTHELFLPDARKFKEKAARQSVDINYIEYPKMNHVFPVFPIPEAKKALKQIIDIIKS
- a CDS encoding LysR family transcriptional regulator; translation: MNISQLQYLISAAQFGSFTKAASVHHLTVPTISQSIKQLEEEMDTIIFHRTKKGVSPTTEGELILKHAAAILKNIDSMQQELLMLKEDHMESITIATIPGFVPQVVQATLELMQSYPALKVQMIEGDTQTVMKQVQEGYANMGLLSYSKSQQNSTFEWFPIVEGSAVIIMNTSSPLRFFKMISPETLENEVFVLYKDEHIENIAHDLMSASAGNRISLITNNTDALGQMVVKGNAITIAPDFIVNALASTYKEQLVTVPIQQLGSDNKPILGRITKVNEPIPIMVEEFTARLTDLVNHISPQMN
- a CDS encoding DegV family protein, which translates into the protein MKMPSNIKLMVDSTSDLSKQLLDQYDISVVPLYVVMGAQSYKDNIDIMTGELYRRSDEEGIIPKTAAPSPADFIHYFEKSLKEGKQILYISMSSKVSSTNQNAHIAASELPHGQVHIVDSMHLSASYAMLVVRAARALEEGCSLEQVIKDIENVREKVNIEVFVDRLDYLYKGGRVSSLQHLIGNVLKVRPVLNIIQGEVRSIRKYRGKMEKALDGVVQKIVSRKDEICPNVLIIAQTFAEKMTDKLYASLMQTNHFKDIILIEGGCVIGSHTGPGSIAVSYIDL
- a CDS encoding sulfurtransferase TusA family protein, whose translation is MLVLFIIILEEVVTVSEIKVDQTIDCKGLACPMPIVRTKKAIDQLDAGQVIEIQATDKGSLADIQGWAKNTGHHYLGTLEDNDVLKHYVRKASATETKEEKKHPYVISTDELQKKLADHEKVTVLDVREPAEYAFNRIAGAISIPLGELENRIQELNQEDDIYVVCRTGNRSDLACQFLTEKGFKKVNNVEPGMTGWTGPTEK
- a CDS encoding DsrE/DsrF/DrsH-like family protein; this translates as MSTKVAIIASNGGMFDAYKVFNIATASAATEAEVAIFFTFEGLNLIHKQAHHQLPLPAGAEHIAEGFTNANVPSIPQLVEMAQELGVKIIACQMTMDVMNLTKEDFIDGIEVGGAVTFLDFAKDANVTLSF